The genomic interval GCTGCTATACGTGCCAACAGCTAATTAAGCGTTCAGAATTCACTGGCTAGCTCTCTCCAATACTCACTCATGTAGGTCTTTGTCAAGtgctccctccatatttttttatatgacgttgttgacttttaggttcaTGTTTgacaattcgtcttatttaaaaagttatataattattaattattttgttataatatgatttattattatagaaactttaattatgcattataattttgtatatttggatataaattttgaataagaagaatggtcaaacgtaattctaaaagtcaacggtgtcacgAAAAGAGTATGCGTGAGCAGTATATTCTTATATATCTTCGGTGCTGAAAATAGCAAACGATAGAAGATAGTAGAGGGGTTTGAACAAAATAGCTTTGGCATCTTTTTATTGACCTTTGGCATAACATTTTAGATTAGATTTAGTGGGCGCTCTTATAGAGCTACCTGGGGTATTAGAGGTTTGGAGCCCTCACCGCTCCTATCTTAAGATCCGTCGCTgcattcattagcatatgtacaTATCATTTCagtttagaaatatatatatatatatagagcttgattttgctaaatatatttttttgagacaCTTTCACTGAAAGCACAAGACTGTTagaaaatcctgaaaaattcGCTCCAACGAGTAGTCGAACCGTCGAACCTAGGACCGCAGGTGCTACTGAGGCCTTTGTAACCACTGGACTACAGGCCCTTTCACAATTAAATTGGTAAATATGATTGATTACCGAGCATCGTTTTGATCCATTGATACGCTAACGGTGGATTCTTGACGACTCAATTTTTTTCGCCCCGAGCATTTGTgcaatgagcaattttaccatatttGAGAAAATGCCAGAAGAATGTATTATGTTTTCTAGCGTAACGTTTGGTGCCTCAAGATACgagattttaaatataaattctagtttttatagatgattttttaaagaatgataaaattattcttcTACAAAGtacttctataaaatttttttcagaacATAGTACAACGCAGACGTCTCTTGACGCCTTCTTGACTAACTACCTTCGTGCGCGTGCTTCAAACTTGCATGGCAGCTTTCTGGATGACGACGTCCATCGACAGTCGGCGATGGTATGTACGTACAACTCTCCAATCTTATGGGAGATCgagattgatcgatcgacgtCTTCAACTTTTACAAAATGACGCGAGATCGACATGATATAGATGCATGTACATATGCATCACTAGAACATGAATCGTACAATAATAAGGGCATGTCGGATGTATTTATTAGTTAACTCTCTTAATCGCTATGTAAGTAAATTTGGTgacgtggaggaaagagaaggaACGCGAGAGAAAAGTtgtcttagcatttattaaaataaactttcttTAATGAAggtgtataaaaaggaaactagcgtaataaataatattttattacattaatgaagaaaccttACCAGACTTTATCTTTATTACGTATcgttataaaatagacttttgTTACTGACATGGATCAGATAAGAGTCGATAATAGACTTTGCTTTTGAACATGTCCCTAATGTGACTTTTGACCGACAGGACAGCCCATGCACACATACGTACCAGCATACGTGTGTATATACGTACATACGATATAATTTCATTGACCGCCACTCGATCGGCCGATCCGATCGATGCTGCTGCGTATAACAGCCAAAACCGTTTGACCAAGAGATCGATACGATGCATGCAGCATGACAGCATGAGGAGGCCGGCCGGCCTTCCGGATCttgatattataatatattcttGGAGACGTATATTGTTTTGATTTGGACAAATGTAATCAGACGCACTCCACACACACTCACAGTAGTGTGCACAGCCATTAATCGCAATGCCACCGTGGCCTAAAACTTGCTGAAAACTTCCATGTGAAAACTCATATCGACAACGTACGTATCCATCGTCTCGCTGGcacaaagctagctagctccaatTTTAGGATTAACCCCATTGTTTATTCTGGTAGATAAAATTACACCTGTAATATTTTGGTGGTgctgtaaattttttatatacatgataGACGCGCACACGCGCACACACAACACTGTACACGTAATCACATACCCTCTAATACATGCTAAAAAGGATATAAATTAATCACTTGCCTATGCGTAATATTCATGGACAATATTATTTGAATCCAGGTGAATGGAGTCATGCACCCACGACTCCACCAGCACAGCACATGAGCTTCCCCGTGGTGGTTGTTATTAGCTATATTAGCCCCAATTAGTAGTATGTGGGATGTGGCACGAGACATTTACGTTATTGGTATTTTAGTTGCAGTATTAAAATCTAAACTACAGATTGAATATAGTGGTCATTTTTCTTAATCATATTCAGGATTATATATTCTCAGAGGGTAAACTTCTCGAGATGAAAGTCATGGGGGCCCCTTTGGGTTCTGACGGGGGTGCGGGTGAGAACTTGAGAAttgaaagagagaggggggagagaCGGTTGGGTCTCCCTCAGGAACAACACGTACACAGTGATCGAATTATACAGGTTCGGGCTACTGAGCAGCATAATGCCCTACTCTTATGTGTGGTTGCTAGGAGCGGGAGAAATTACATGTTGCTTGGCTAGCAGCAATTCTTACTGAGAGCATATCGGCTATCTTCGAAGGGCCTCCCCCTTGCCCTAGGCAACGGTCTCCTTTTATACTTCAAGGGGTTATCATAGGTGTCGGGGCCCGTCTTGTAAGGAAAGGAACACATTCTTTTAGGGTAATTAATGCCCATCAAGTCTACCGATGTGCGGCCCAAGCCTCTGACGATGGGCCTCGTCTTCGCTCTGACGAAGTAGCCTTTATAAATTTGGATCACAATTCAACATATGTCTCACGTCTAGCGTGGTTTCAGACGATTATCACAACGATATGACAAGCGCGATTTCAAGCAATAATCAAGTGGTGTCAGCTAAAAACCTTGATGATATAAGCGATAACTGTGCGGTTTTagctaaaatatatagatgttGTTAGGCATCGAAATTAAAGGGGAAaatcaggaaaaaaatggtgaGGCTTACggtaaaaaagaaagtataCCTGAACAGTCGTAgagtaaaagtaaaaaaatttagcatgGCATTTGCTAATAGTTAAAGAATTTAGCAATTAAGAACACAAATAACAATCATAAATTCACAATTTATGATATGAAATGAGCATGCATATTATAAGGAAGTCGACAACCACAATATATTAATGTTCACAACAATAATCTAGTAAAGTTCACAATGACCAGAGGCTCAAGTTCACAACCATAACATAAAGTCCGTCGTACAAACATAGTCAAGTACACTGGCCATACAAACAAATTgggaaagagagagatttTGGACCATTTCACCAGCCGTGCGTATAGGGAGGGTGTTATTCTCTCTAGTGGGCCAAGTTAAACCGGATGCGctgtgaaaaaaaacatatgtttttCCAATTAACTCAAGTTAAATCGTCTTTTCTCAAAGTTATGAATGATACACTAagatttttgaaaattttcttcacaTCTATGCTCAATAAATACATATCTACcaccttgtttttttcttaattttccatcaaatcttttaatattttttgaatttgtgCGGTTTTTCCCAAAGAAACCGTCCAAACCACTATCATTTCTCGGCGATATGCTCGATTATTATGAAAATCGTGACGATTATCGTGATAAGAGAAATCATGTGTGTGACTAACGTGAATCAGGAACACTCTAGGTGCAGTGCTAATTGCGGTACCCGCATCTCCCCCCTCCCTCGTGTTGCAGCGGGGAACTTCGTGAGGGAAGGCACGACGTTACAGGGATCGCCAAGCAACAAACGGCCGTATTGTGCAATACGATTCTGACATAAAAAATTCCTAAGTAGAAAAATGATATGAATGATCACTGCTGTAGTCTGTAGAAGAACAAAGCAAATTTGAAGCTAAGGACATAGAAGAAGATTAAAGCTGCGTCTTCTAGCTTTCTTTCTTACTATTCTTTTAGTTATCTTTCTTTCGTTTCCTCAGTTTTGATGCTGGGAGTCTTAAGAACTCTTGTAATCTTTGATATAGATATCGGATTTGTATCCAATATGCccacaacaacaaaaatgtaATGGGTAATAGTATACGTAGCTTCATTAACACACAATGGAAACAAGACTTACAACAATACatcacatacatatatgcatcttAGAAGCACGTACGTACAGTACACACTCATGCATGTGTACCGAAATATTAGCAACAGAAAACGTGACGAGATACAAACTGAAAGCAGCAGAGTAACACTAGACCATTAGGCCCAtcaattatgcttaattcgatcatatatatataatccttTGGTAATTAAGCTGCCACAGAACGGAGTTGATCGATCTAGACGACGGAGAAGGCCGAGGGCACAATACTAATAATGTTGCCGAGGACGCCACTGAGAATCtggccgacgacgccgacgatgCCGCCGATGAGGCCGcccaggccgccgccggtgtcGCCGAGGAGCTGCACGGGCGCCATCAGCGTCCCGGCGACGCCGGCCAGGGAGGCGTCGCACGCGGCCAGCGGCGTGGTGACGACCACGCTGCACTTGTTGTTGAGCAGGGGCATGAGCGTCGCCGGGGTGAGCGCGCCCAGGTTCATGGCGAACGCCCCGCTGCTgtccgccgtcgcgccggccaccgccctGCCCCCGCACTGCAGCTGCACGGTGGCGTCTGGCCGGAACCACAAAGGCAATAGAACCAAATTGATCGATCAGTTTGTGCGTATTAAGGAAAAAGAGTTTCTTACCGATGATCTCTACGAATAGTTTTATATTACCCGTAGAATTAATCTGAGGCGTTGATTCAAAACGGTATTTtggtactttgttaattaattagttaggaGTATTTTGTAAGTTAATTTTGTAGCAAGCAAAAAGAAATGAGTACGTATGC from Oryza brachyantha chromosome 3, ObraRS2, whole genome shotgun sequence carries:
- the LOC102705607 gene encoding phylloplanin, whose amino-acid sequence is MATPSSSSITSLLLAAFLVAAVGIAPHGAEGGASSAVVGLVTGVVPCSAGSSINVASVPAFPNATVQLQCGGRAVAGATADSSGAFAMNLGALTPATLMPLLNNKCSVVVTTPLAACDASLAGVAGTLMAPVQLLGDTGGGLGGLIGGIVGVVGQILSGVLGNIISIVPSAFSVV